From the Microplitis mediator isolate UGA2020A chromosome 6, iyMicMedi2.1, whole genome shotgun sequence genome, one window contains:
- the LOC130670362 gene encoding prion-like-(Q/N-rich) domain-bearing protein 25 has protein sequence MGCEDSNDCIDILYSECSVRKKCECMSNYAEYNMTACRPLLGGYCSENRQCATLNSFCLNNKCVCDDGFIEFPNNVCTSNFIGRFCMIDEDCKEILGSKCVNNDCVCKDNYDMLNATACAPLLDEYCKKNQQCAPANSICNDIKCQCDSDYVPRSNNECIPKTGHFNKSCSKDDDCVGIKYAKCSTYQKCVCQPNYVALGDDKCIALIDEYCDSDNECISYNTVCINNKCQCSQKFIMRTKYQCDHISLGRTCHKDNDCDVGIKNSVCSNNNTCVCRKNYYALNEYECVPFLGEYCLNNAECRFNSSICIENKCQCKHNFQSVSASQCKPIDYMYKCNEDLDCGDPWHIKCYPDKKCRCNVNNISINRSTCSPLLKGYCWRDSQCFVPNSACIDYQCKCKQNFMPVSGNLCLPV, from the exons ATGGGCTGTGAAGATAGTAATGATTGTATTGATATACTATATAGTGAATGCTCTGTGAGAAAAAAGTGTGAATGCATGTCAAACTATGCAGAATATAATATGACAGCATGTAGACCATTGCTAGGCGGTTATTGTTCAGAAAACCGACAATGTGCAACTCTCAAttctttttgtttaaataataaatgtgtgTGTGACGATGGTTTTATAGAATTTCCTAACAACGTATGTACATCAA attttatcGGAAGGTTCTGCATGATAGATGAAGATTGCAAAGAAATACTGGGTTCGAAATGCGTAAACAATGACTGTGTGTGTAAAGACAACTATGATATGCTGAATGCAACGGCTTGTGCACCACTATTAGatgaatattgtaaaaaaaaccaacaatGCGCGCCCGCCAATTCAATATGCAACGACATTAAATGTCAATGTGATTCTGATTACGTACCTCGATCTAATAATGAATGTATACCAAAAACAG gacattttaataaatcatgtTCCAAAGATGATGATTGTGTAGGCATTAAATATGCAAAATGTTCCACATATCAAAAATGTGTTTGTCAACCAAATTACGTTGCTCTCGGTGATGATAAATGTATAGCACTTATAGATGAATATTGTGACTCAGACAATGAATGTATTTCATATAATACTGTttgtatcaataataaatgccAATGTTCCCAGAAATTTATCATGAGAACCAAATATCAATGTGACCATa tttcgCTTGGTAGAACATGTCACAAGGATAATGATTGTGACGTAGGCATAAAAAATTCCGTTTGTTCAAACAATAATACCTGTGTTtgtcgaaaaaattactatgcatTAAACGAGTACGAATGTGTCCCTTTTTTAGGTGAATATTGTTTGAACAATGCGGAATGTCGATTCAATTCGTCTATctgtattgaaaataaatgtcaatgcAAACATAACTTTCAGTCTGTATCAGCAAGTCAGTGCAAACCAA TTGATTACATGTATAAATGCAATGAAGATTTAGATTGTGGTGATCCATGGCATATTAAATGTTATCCAGACAAGAAATGTCGATGCAATGTAaacaatatttcaattaatagaTCAACATGTTCGCCACTTTTAAAAGGTTATTGCTGGAGAGATAGCCAATGCTTCGTTCCCAATTCAGCTTGTATTGATTATCAGTGTAAATGCAAACAAAATTTCATGCCTGTATCTGGAAATCTATGCTTACCAG TGTGA